The DNA window CTGAAGAGGCTTACAGCTTTTTAAGAGAAAATTATCCGGATTACCTATATTTTTCTGATGTAACCAATGTTGAAATGATGGGCGTACCATTGGATAAAGTTGAAAGAGTTATAAAGCCGGAAATGAGATTATTAGGTCTTAAAGAAACTTTTGAAAACGGCGGCGAAGTCAAAAACCCTGAATTGATTGCAAAATTAATGGATGTTGCTGACTTTTTCCATTTTATGGCTGACATTCCATATGACCATCTGGGAATTTCAGGTTCAATCCTTCCGGGCCTTCAAAAGAGCGACGTTTCAGACTTGGACTTTGTGGTGTATGGCCTCGACAATCACAGAAGGGCAATTGCCGCATTTAAAGAGCATCGCGGAAAAGAAGTTTACATTGAAGAAGTGGACAAACACATAACAGTTGAAGGAATCACTGACGATTACTGGGATTTTGTTTATGATAAAAGAATGTTCGATTCCAGCTTAACAAAAGAGGAATTCAGATGGTATGAAAACCGTAAGGCAAATAGAGGAACCATCAACGGAACCTTATTCGACATTTTAGCAACCAAAGATTATGATGAAATTGAAGGAGAATGGGGAGATACAGTATATGAACCTCAAGGAATCTCACAAATCGAATGCGACATTGTAAGTGCGCTTGGAGCATTTGACAACCCTTCATTATACACAATAGAAAACGTTGAAGTCATTGATGGCGTGGATGTTCCATTAACCGAAGTGGTTTCATTTACACATACCTATGCAGGGGAAGTTGTTGATGGGGAACATGTGGTGGCTAAAGGAAAAGTTGAAAAGGTTATTGTTAACGGTGAGTTCAGCCATTACCGCATAGTTGTCGGAACCACCCGTGAAGCAATAGACGAATATTTAAAACTTAAAGAAAGTCCTGCATAAAACATGAGAGTGAAAACTCTCATAATTTACTATTTTTTTAAATAAACTATCTAAATTTTAATCAACGATTATTAATTTTCAATAATTTTTAAAAAACGAATAATATTCAAATAAAAAAATAACCGTTATAAATTTCATTCAACTATTTTTAATAAAAAATAACACGGGTTAAGCAAAATTAATACAATAATATATAAACTTCAAACAACTAAAATAATAATATTCAAATTAATGTGATAATATGACAGAGACAAAAAAATCAGAATGGAATAGTAATCTTGCATTTATGATGGCAATGATTGGTTCTGCTGTAGGTCTTGGAAACATTTGGCGTTTCCCAAATGTATTATACTCAAACGGTGGAGGATCATTCATGATTCCATACATCGTTTCATTATTCTTACTTGGTATTTCATTTGTTCTAGTAGAATACGCAGTAGGATTTAAGTTCAAAAAGTCAATTGCAAGAATTCTATTTTCAGTTAGTAAAAAATTAGAGCCAGTAGCATGGTTCATATTGTTAATCGTATTTTTAATCACAACATATTATGTTTGTGTTGTTGGATGGGATTTTATATACATTATACTAAGTTTAACAAAAGCATGGGGAGCTAATCCTGACTTATACTTTGCAAACAACGTATTGCATGCAACTGATTCAATGTCTGGACTGTTCACCATTGTTCCGAATGTTCTTGTATCCGTATTTATAATTTGGTTTTTAGCATGGTTCATTATCAAAAGAGACTTGAATGACGGAATCGGTAATGTAAGTAAAATATTACTTCCATTATTATGCGCAATCGTTGTAATTATCGTTGCATTCTCTTTGACTTTGCCGGGAGCTTCAGTTGGTTATACTCAAATTTTCACACCGGATTGGTCTGCATTAACTAATCTTGATGTATGGCTGGCCGCATTTGGACAAATTGTATTCTCATTAAGTTTAGGTATGGCAATTGCAATGACATATGCAAGCTACCTGCCTGAAGGTTCAAAACTGGTGGACAATGCAATAATCGTTGCATTTTCAAACTCCGGATTTGAAGTATTTAACTCCATTGGAATATTCTCCATTTTAGGATTCATGACAGTGACCAGCGGAATTCCTTTTAATGAGCTTGTAACTGAAGGAACAGGTTTAGCATTTGTTGTTTTCCCACAAGTATTCAATACAATGGGAGGAGCAGCATACATTATAGGACCGTTATTCTTCTTATGTATCCTATTTGCGGGAATCACATCAGTTATTGCACTTCTTGAAGGAGTATGTTACTCAATTTCAGAAAAATTCCTCATTGAACGTAAAAAGACAGCGACAGTAGTGTGTATTATTGGATTCTTAATTTCATGCATCTTTGCAACAGGTGCTGGAAGTACAATTTTAGGAATATTCGATGTATACTTGAATAATTTCGCATTGTTATTCGCAATACTTCTCGAATGTATAATCTTTGGTTGGGTTTACAAATTTGATGACTTGATTGAAACACTAAACAACAACTCATCAATTAAAGTTGGTAAAACCTGGAAAGCAGTAATCAAATACATATTGCCAATATGTATCTTCGGTCTTTGGGCTCAAGGAGTCTACTCCACAATTTTCACTGCAGACGGATTAAGCAGAACAGTAATGTTAATATTAACAATACTTCTAATTGTTATTCCGTTCATCTTTGCGAAATTGCCTGCTATCAACAAAGAGTACTACAACGTGTAAAATTGCTTTTAAATAGCTAAATTATTAGCTATTTACTTTTTTTATTTTATTTTAAAAAATTTACATCATTTATAACTTCTTATTTTAAATATTATTACGTTAATACTAATAATAAGAATTTTTAAGAGGTTAAAAAATGATAAAAGTTTCTTCTATTAAACAATATATGTACTGTCCCATGAAGCTATATCTCCAAACTCATGTGGACAAACATGAAAATAAAGATTACCAACTGGCAGTTGAAATAAAAAAGCTTAAAATTGACATTCAGGATTTGATTAAGAAAAACATGCGCAAAGTCAAAAAGGAAATGGTGCTTAGTGAAATTGAAAGCGTTTTATCAGATAACATTGATCCCTACATTAAAAGCACAACAAACGCAATAAAATCCATGAATTTAGGACTTGAAGCATCAAAAATTAATGAGATTATCGATAACGCCTACTTCAGCATAAAAATAACTGCATTAAAAATAAAACAATCCATGACCATACTTGACAAAAATGCATTTGAAATCATAGATATGTTCTTCCCAAATTGCATGTACTCCTACTTAATAAAGGATGATAGCTTAGATATAATCGGAACATGCGACAAGATTGAAATAATTGATGGAAAATACTACCCCGTACTTCTTAAAAATGGAAATCCTCCACTTAAAGGAGTGTGGAAAACCGATTCCATAGAATTAGTTTCAAATGCTATTCTAATCGAAGAAGAATTTGCTACCGATGTATATGTTGGCTTTGTTGATTATGAAAAGATAGGAGACAGAAGACCTGTAGTGATGGATGTTGATTTAAGAAAATCCTATTTTGACACCCTTCGTGAAGTAAAAGAAATTATTGAAAATAAAAAAATGCCTGATGTTAAAAAAAGTTCTAAAAAATGTGAAAAATGCGAGTATAATGAAATATGTTTTAAAAATGGTTAGGGAGTTAATTGACAACTCCCCTTCCTATACGTCCATAAACATGAATTAAAATTTGATGTTGTCTCCTAAACGTTCAATATTAAATACTGCAGTATCCGCTATTGACATTACCGCAAGGACACCCGCCTGAATTGGATCAGTTATGATTAAATCGGCGTACTGAGTTACACTGCCCGGCATATTAAGACAAATCACGATTAATTTACTTTCCTCTTTTACTTTTTTAACGGCTTCTGTGATTTCTCCACCCATAAGTGAACCCGCCAATACCAATACACTTACACGAGGAAGTCTAGAAATCGCTTCAACAGCTTCAGCAATTGGCTGTTCTCCAACTAATGGAATAGTATCAACACTAATGCGTTCACCACGTATATTATGCCTATCAGCTTCAGTAATAGCACCCATTGCCACTTGAGACACCTGTGCACCACCACCAACGATGATTATACGTTTTCCATAAATATCCAATTGTGAACCATGCAATTCTACGGATTTTACCTCACCGATATTTTCCAAGTCTGAAACCAACTCATCAATATCCTCTACATGCTCAAGCTCTAAGTTAATAGAACCCATATTGTTTTTTTCAACAAAAAGATGAACATAACTAATATTAGCACCATGAGATGTGATAACATCAGTAATGTCATCCAAAACTCCTTTTTTCTCGTAAGTTTTTATTGTTAAAGTATAATCACTCATTTTTTGGCCTTACTTTATCAAGTTCTGCATGCGCTCTTTTCCACATGCTTAAATAATTATCGTCCTTTGTAACTGGAATAACTTCAAGACCCAAGTTCCTATGTTCCTGAATCCATTCCTCATGAAATACAGGTATTTCAATTTTTATTGGTTCAGAGGTTTTATTTACAATAATAAGATCTCTGTATGGGAAATCCCATTCGACAATATATCCTCCAAGACTTACCATGTGATACGGCCTCATAACAAATTTCATAAATAATTCCTCCTATAATAATCCAAGTACAATAGATAAAATTCCAAGTAATGTAGCGCCTAAAATTGTCGGTAACAATTGCCTATTTGTAAATACTGGGCTGAATGCTGAGAAAATTCCCATCATAAAGACAAAAATTAATGCTACAATAATATTTACAATTATTCCCCATGACATGATTGTTGGCGGAACTCCAATGAATAACACTGAAAATATTGCACCAAGCACAAACATGAAAAATCCACGAGTTAAGAATACAACTGCTCTGTATTTAGCCGCATATTCCATGTATGGTCCTTCAATTACATCGCTTTTAGCTTTAATAATAGAAAATGGATATTCATTTAATATAATCATGTAACCAATGAAAAATACAATAGCGGCGATTCCACCGGACACTGTGAATAAGAATGGTCCGTTTGCTTGCTGAAATGCCACAATATCCTGTAGAAATATGCTTCTTGCAGCAGTTACTGGAGCAAATAACGCCAAGTATAATGGGAATGAACCGTAAGTAATCATTCTTAAAGATCTTTTTGCACTTATATCCTCAATGAATGAACGAGTTGCATTATTGTGGACCGCACCTTTAATTTGGTCAGGGAAAGGCATATTGACTGACATTACAGATTTAGACAATGCCCCCATAAGCACATAGCAGATTTCTTCAACTTTTAAAAATCCGACAATTGCAACTAAACTTGCAAGTGCGGGAATTTTATAAGCTTCAGGAGTGAGTGCAATCAATACACATAAAACCACAATGAAACATATAATTGGCAATGCTTTGTATAATCCTGAAACTGGAGATGAGACTTCAACATTTTCCTTAAACATGAATTTGATTGGAGCCATTATTCCCGGAGCAATAACTTTTGGCCCAATTCTCTGTTGAATTCTAGCGTGAATGTATTTTCTTTCAATTCCCGGAAGGAATGTTGATACTATGAAACAAACTAGCACTGTAAGGATTACTGCAAGAACTGAATTAATAATAGTATTTGAAAACATGATTCTATCTCCTTATAATCTCTATTGCCCTATCAGTACATGTGAAACATGGGTCACATTGTACAATACATAATTGAGCATCAGTTATTTGATCACCAATACATGCATATTGCATCGCACCGATATTTGCCATAGAAGGAGTTCTTATAATACAATGTCTTACCCTTCCACTTTCCAAGGAATATGAATGATATAAAGTTCCCCTTGGAACTTCAATATAACTTTCGCTAAGTTCTGTGTCAAACATTTCCCAGTCACGGTTTACTACCTTACCTTCTGGAATGTTTGCAATAGCTTGTCTTATGATTTTAATTGATTCGAATGACTCTAATGCCCTCATAATCAAGTTTGATTTAACGTCGCCATCAGGCTGTGTGATAATATTGAAATCAAAGTCATCATATTCAAACATTGTTGTTCTCAAATCTCTTGCAACACCAGTCGCCCTGAGAGTTGGTCCTGTAACAGCAAGTTCAATTGCTTGCTTTTGAGGTAGGACTCCTATTCCAGTGACCCTAGATAACAATATAGAATCTGCCATAAACCTATCAACAAAGCCTGTAAGTCCTTCTTCCAGTGCATTCATATCATTCTTAAGTCTTAATAGTTTAGCTTCATCCAAATCACATCTTGGCCTTACTCCACCTAAAACAGAGCAACCATACTGTACACGGTTTCCCCCAATCATTGCAAGCAATTCCATGACTATTTCTCTCATATAGAATACTCTCATTGAAAATGTTTCATGAGACAATACCTCACAACCGTGTGCCAAATACAAGAAATGAGAGTGCAAACGTTCAAGTTCACTCATGATTACACGAATATATTTAGCCCTTTCCGGAATTTCAATACCTAAACCTAATTCAGCAGTCCTGCATGAATTCCATATATGTGCATTTGAACATATTCCACAAATTTTTTCAGTTAAGGCATTTGCTTTTTCAACCGGAAGTCCTTCCATGATCCTTTCTATTCCCCTATGATTAACACCAATAGTTATTTCAGCTTCTTGAACTATCTCATCTTCAACAAAAAGCCTGACCCTATATGGTTCCAATGCAGCAGGGTGAACTGTACCCAATGGAATTTCAGTTTCAATTATTTCGCTTCTTGGTACTTTTTCATCCATCTAACTCCTCCTTAATCTGCATCCAATAATGTAGGTAAAAGTGATACAACTCCAGCTAAAACATCTTGTGGCCTTACAGCACAACCTGGAACTTTTGCATCAACAGGTATAATATTTTCGACTGGACCTTCAATTTCCTCTGAAGGAATGTCACCATAACAATTCTTATAAACACCACCCATCAGCGCACAACTTCCTGCAGCTACAACTAATTTCGGATTAGGAATAGCTTCATATATTGCTTCCAATGGTTTTCTATTTAAATGTGTAACCGGACCTGTGACAACAAGCACATCCGCTTCACGAGGATTCCAGGTTAAAAACACATTATACTGTTCAGCGTCAAAACGAGGAGACAATATTGAATTTACAATTTCAATGTCGCAACCATTACATCCACCGGTATACACCAACATGATATGTATTGCCCTTGCTCTTGAAAATGATTTAATTCCCATCTAATCACCATCCTCCCTATTTCTTAACACTGAATTATCAGATAAGTACTGTGCAATGAATTTGAGTTTATCGTCAGAAATTTTAAATGGCTTGTCCAACATTTCAGCAACGTCAACTTCCTGATCTCCAACATTGCTTGGATGAACTGTTCCCTTTTCACCATAAAGTGAAAATACCGGACAGAAATCATGACAATAATAACAGACTACACATTTTTCAAGATTAATTTCAGGTACTTCATCTTTAGTCCAATTATCAGTTAATTTAACTGGATTCGCTAATTTTTTCATCTCAATTGCACCTGTCGGACAGACATTAGCACAACCAGCACATCCAATGCATGCCTTTTCATCAACCCTATCATCGACTTTAACGGATAGTGTTGCTATCTGGTTACGCATGTCCATATCTGTAACCCTATCAGCTGCAAAAAAGATTCTTTTAAAGTTGGTAAAAGCTCCTTCCAAAGCTATTCTTAGTATACTGCTCATTTAAATACCCTCTATTGAATCTTTAAAATTTCTCTCGAATAAAAATGCCCTTGCAGGACATGCATTCTTACATGCTCCACAATAAGTACAATTTTCATCATTAACTACATAATTGCCGTCAACTTTTTCAATTGCATCATATGAACAAATTCCATAGCAAACTCCACAATGCATACATAATTTTTGTTCAATGAAGTTAAATCCGTCTTTAATTTCATTTTTATACATTGTTGATTTTGGAATTGCATCAACCGGACAATGCACAGCACAATTTTCACACAAAATACACTTGTCAAGTGCCACTGAGATTTTTCCTCTGTTCAATGTGATTGCATCCTCCTGACATACTTCAACACAAATTCCACAGGAGATACAATCCTTGCTGACATTTCCATCCCATGTTTGTGTCATGAATTGACGTGCATATGCTTCATCACAAACTTGCACACATTTACCACAACTTACACAGAATCCTGCAAGTGTTGGAAGCTCTGCATCATCATACTCGTCATAGATGAACATTTCTTCATCTTCACGCAATGTGTGAACTGGACAATGGCTAATTGCCACATCATGAGCAATATTTTCTGTATCACTTGTTGGATCATATCTTAATTTTCCACCATCCTTTTTAAGTGATCCATTTTCACATAAATCTGCACATAATCCACAGTTAAGACAAGATATGATTTTTCCAGTTGCCTTCTGATTTAATTTATTAATTATGATTTTGAAATCATCAACAGAAATCGCATTGTGCGGACATGCCTTTAAACAATTAAGACAAAGTGTACATGAGGAATGATTTACAATTTGATGCTTGTTCATAGATTCGTTTGGACAAACATCCGCACATAATCTGCATTCTCTACAAATTCCCTCATCCCTGTCTACTTTAACATGTATTGCACCTGTAGGACAATACTCTTCACACCTTCCACATAAAATACATTTTTCCGTATCAGTTCCAAAGTAGGACCTTGAAACCTCAGTGACCCTATTTTCACTTTTATGAGGCACTTTATCAAGTGGAGGATTCAAAATATTTAATGATTTGATTAAAGTAATCTGCTTGTCTTTTTCAAGTTCAAAACCATCAATACGAGAATCAGGATGTTCTTCTGCACATACTCCGCAACGTGAACAAATTCCATAAACGATTCCGTCTTCAATGGTTATATTGTTTGTTGGACAATTGTACATGCACATTCCACAGCCATTACATTTAGCTCTGTCTACAACATATCCACCATAGCTATTCTTGAATATTGCATGATTAGGACAGTTTTCATAACAGATTCCACAAGTAAGACAGCTGAATGGAATTCCATTAACCAATCTAATAGATTTTGTAGGACATGTTTTAATACAATCTCCTTTTTCTTCACCTGTATTAAGCGTTAAAAACATTATAAAAACTCCTTATTTACTCCTTGCAAATATTAGTTTGCCTACAAAAATTCCTATTAAAGCAGATAAAAATGCAGTGGAAATCGGTAAATCTGTATAAAACGGATAGTTACCAGATTGCCATGCCACAATAATTCCTGCAATAATTATTATTAAAAATGACCCAAGAGTGAAATGAGTATCATTAACATTAAGTTTAATCTGTGAACCTATAACCAAACCTAATATCAATCCAAATATTATTGGTCCAAGAGATAACATTATTCACCCTCCTCAACAAGTTTCTTAAAACCTGCAAATGCAATAACAATTGAAGACAATCCCACGAATACCTTTAAACCTACAAATATGTTAAGGTATGGAATTATTCCTGCATTTGTAACATCAGGATAGTGGAATGCAGCTTGAATTGCTTGAGGAACAACATTCAATAAATCAGTTCCCACATTGTATAGGAAAAATCCTCCAACAAACAAACCGATCAAACCGAATATGATGAAACCTAATGCTCCAACAGATTCTAAGACTTCAATATATAAATGTGACAATTCCAATGGAGAATTACCTAATCCATAAACAAGAATAGATAATATTATACCACTCGCTATCATTGCACCACCTTGGAAACCTCCACCCGGAGTGATGTGACCTCCAAGAATGGTCATTACACCTAAACAAATCAATATAATTGATATTGGCAAGGATATAAGTTTTAAAATCACACTACCTTGACTCATCTTTTATCCCCCAATAATCCTCTGCCGAATATTAATAAAACCACTAATCCAGCAGTTAACAATATAATTGATTCACCTAAAGTATCGTATGCTCTAAAATCAAAGATTACAACAGTAACCATGTTTGGAGCAATTTGAGTTCCTAAAGCATTATAAATATTACTTACACCAGGATTAATCATGCTACTTATATTAAATATCGCATCAAGCAAAGTAATAGAAAATACTGCTGTTAAAACTGCTGCAAGCAAATTGCGAATTGTAGTGTTAGACAAGGTTACCACCCCAGTACATGAATGTTACAATTAAAGCAAGAGTTACAACTGCATAAAATAACATTTTCTCTAAAGAATCTTCCTGTTCTATTTTGAATTTAGGAATAAGTGGAATATTTGAAATAAGAACAATTGCGAGTATCAATGTCACCAATCCTGCAAGCAAAACGCTCACATGTCTTAAAAGTATTGCAGCCAACACCAATGACACTATTAAAAATATTTCAGCTGTAATGCTTCCTGAAACATCTGCATTGGTTACAGGTCCCGGTGAGAATAATTTCTTGAATTGTTTTACAACATCAAATATTTGATCATACAATTTCATAATATCCCTCCAACAAAGTTAGAAATTCCGTTTGTAACTATATCTGGGAAGATACCTAATAATACAACAATTATTAACAATATTCCCATAGCAAAAATCATTGCTCTTGGAACATCTTTATTTTCCAATTCCAACTCATTTGGTTTTGGTTTTAAAAACATTGCATAATATGTTTTTACAAACACTACAAATGTAGCTATACTGACCATAATAGCTAAAATAGATATTTCTGGGAATCCACAATTAAGTGATGCTTGAACAAGCATTAATTTGGATTGGAAACCACTTAAAGGAGGAACTCCTGCCATTGCAAGACCTGCAATTAAAAGCATTATACCAACTTTTGGATGGTATGCTAAAAGTCCACCTAATTTTCTTGTATCTACCTCATTTGTTGCATTTACTATTGCACCAAATCCTATGAATAATAATGCGGTAATTACGATTTCATTCAATGCTTGGAAAAGTCCTGCTGTAATTGAAAAGTTTGTTCCAAGCCCAATACCTAATCCTATGAAACCTAATTCCCCTACTGCTAAAAATCCAATCATTCTTCTAAAGTCAGTTTGGGTTAATGCAAGAGAGACACCCAATATCATAGCCAAGATAGAGAAGAATATTATGAGAACTTCGAAGATTGGAAGTGAGGAGTAAATTCTAAACATTATTAATACGATTGAAATCATTGAAATAACTGTAAATGATTGCAAGAGTGCTGCTCCATGAGGTTCAGCTTTTGAGTAAACTCCAGATTTTATAGTATGGAATGGTGGTAAACCAGATGCATATAACCAACCAAAGAATATTAAACCGAGTGATAATAAAAATACTGGAGATGTAGCGTCAACTAAACCCATATGCACAGCTGTAGCTATATCTGTAACATTTACACTACCAGTTAATGCAAGTAGGAATCCGATTCCCAAAAGCATCATCGGAGAACCGATTGATCCTAAAATCATATATTTCAATGCCATTTCATAACTGTAATCTATTGAAGACGCTGCAACTATTCCCACTTGTGCTAGCGCTAGAATTTCAAAGAACACAAACATGTGGAATATATCATCAGTTAAAATCATTGCTGTTACAGCCGCAGTACCCAAGAACAACAGGAACAAATATGGTCCTGAGACTTTTTTGTATTTAGTTAGGTAAATGAATACAACTAGGAATGTTAAAAGTCCAATTGCCCCTATAAATATTTGTTGCAAGAATGTAAATGAGTAGGTAATTGCCGGATGATACATTATTCCTGTTACATTATCCAACATTGGCTCATAACCGCCGAAGTAGTGTAGACCATAATTAGACAATATTGGAATCAACGGCAGGCATATTGCTACAACAAAAGCAAATATTTTTGTAACCTTATTGAATTTTGAAAAGGCACTAATCAATAATGCTGCCATGAGAGGAACAATAACCATAAGTGGAATTAATTCATTCATTGTACTCCTCCTGTTTTGATGTATCGGCCAACATTACTTTTGTAGATAATGTGCCATAACGTCTGTATAAAACCATCACTAATGCAAGCATGACTGCCAATGTACTTGCCCCGATTACAATACTGGTAAGCACTAAACCGAAAGGTAAAGGATAAGCCGCATTTGATGCAAACCATGAAGTGTCCATTCCAGGCATTAGAATAGGTACAACTCCTCCAGCCTTATAACCAATAGCAACAATGAATAAATTGGCTCCCTCTTCAATAAAACTAATACCAATTATCTTTTTGATGATATTATCAATAAATATTGCTGAATAAAGTCCTATGATAATTAAAGCAGCAGATGTCAATAATATCGCAAGTTGAGTTTGCGCCATTAGCTATCACTCCTTTGAGTTTTTTTAACAGCCAGTGCAATAAATACCGGCACGATTGCAGCTCCCACAATTGCCTGTGTTAATGCCACATCAGGTGCAAGCAATATTTGGAACAGCACTGCCATTGCCCCGCCTGCAAAACCGGTTAAAATTGCTGCTTTTAGCAAGTCTTTTTGAATAA is part of the Methanobrevibacter sp. genome and encodes:
- the ehbF gene encoding energy conserving hydrogenase EhbF; translated protein: MNELIPLMVIVPLMAALLISAFSKFNKVTKIFAFVVAICLPLIPILSNYGLHYFGGYEPMLDNVTGIMYHPAITYSFTFLQQIFIGAIGLLTFLVVFIYLTKYKKVSGPYLFLLFLGTAAVTAMILTDDIFHMFVFFEILALAQVGIVAASSIDYSYEMALKYMILGSIGSPMMLLGIGFLLALTGSVNVTDIATAVHMGLVDATSPVFLLSLGLIFFGWLYASGLPPFHTIKSGVYSKAEPHGAALLQSFTVISMISIVLIMFRIYSSLPIFEVLIIFFSILAMILGVSLALTQTDFRRMIGFLAVGELGFIGLGIGLGTNFSITAGLFQALNEIVITALLFIGFGAIVNATNEVDTRKLGGLLAYHPKVGIMLLIAGLAMAGVPPLSGFQSKLMLVQASLNCGFPEISILAIMVSIATFVVFVKTYYAMFLKPKPNELELENKDVPRAMIFAMGILLIIVVLLGIFPDIVTNGISNFVGGIL
- a CDS encoding cation:proton antiporter subunit C produces the protein MAQTQLAILLTSAALIIIGLYSAIFIDNIIKKIIGISFIEEGANLFIVAIGYKAGGVVPILMPGMDTSWFASNAAYPLPFGLVLTSIVIGASTLAVMLALVMVLYRRYGTLSTKVMLADTSKQEEYNE
- a CDS encoding hydrogenase; the protein is MKLYDQIFDVVKQFKKLFSPGPVTNADVSGSITAEIFLIVSLVLAAILLRHVSVLLAGLVTLILAIVLISNIPLIPKFKIEQEDSLEKMLFYAVVTLALIVTFMYWGGNLV
- a CDS encoding MnhB domain-containing protein; amino-acid sequence: MSQGSVILKLISLPISIILICLGVMTILGGHITPGGGFQGGAMIASGIILSILVYGLGNSPLELSHLYIEVLESVGALGFIIFGLIGLFVGGFFLYNVGTDLLNVVPQAIQAAFHYPDVTNAGIIPYLNIFVGLKVFVGLSSIVIAFAGFKKLVEEGE
- a CDS encoding hydrogen gas-evolving membrane-bound hydrogenase subunit E; the protein is MSNTTIRNLLAAVLTAVFSITLLDAIFNISSMINPGVSNIYNALGTQIAPNMVTVVIFDFRAYDTLGESIILLTAGLVVLLIFGRGLLGDKR
- a CDS encoding DUF4040 domain-containing protein; this encodes MNKMLEFILCIIMILSAILALIQKDLLKAAILTGFAGGAMAVLFQILLAPDVALTQAIVGAAIVPVFIALAVKKTQRSDS